One window from the genome of Marispirochaeta aestuarii encodes:
- the vapB gene encoding type II toxin-antitoxin system antitoxin VapB, whose amino-acid sequence MDTAKIFENGRSQAVRLPKEYRFSGDDVFIKKIDDVVMLIPKDKVWKIFHESLDRFSEDMVFSRDQEVPQERELL is encoded by the coding sequence ATGGATACCGCAAAAATCTTTGAAAACGGTAGAAGCCAAGCTGTACGACTGCCAAAAGAATATCGATTCTCAGGCGATGATGTGTTTATAAAAAAAATAGACGACGTGGTAATGCTCATACCAAAAGATAAAGTATGGAAAATATTTCATGAATCGTTAGATAGATTCTCCGAGGATATGGTTTTCTCCAGAGATCAAGAAGTCCCACAAGAACGAGAGTTGTTGTAG
- the vapC gene encoding type II toxin-antitoxin system tRNA(fMet)-specific endonuclease VapC, with amino-acid sequence MRYLLDTNICIYILNNKYRKIMSRIENAGIEEIALSTMTIAELALGVEKSKKQDENRIALMEFLLPFRILDFDQNDAYSYAIIRADLEKKGNIIGNMDLLIGSQAISRGLCLVTNNVNEFVRIEGLEIENWIE; translated from the coding sequence ATGAGGTATCTATTAGATACAAACATCTGTATATACATATTAAATAACAAATATCGGAAAATTATGAGTCGTATTGAAAATGCAGGAATTGAAGAAATTGCACTATCAACTATGACAATTGCTGAATTAGCTCTCGGAGTAGAAAAGAGTAAAAAACAAGATGAAAATAGAATTGCTCTAATGGAGTTTCTTCTCCCGTTTAGAATTCTGGATTTCGATCAGAATGATGCTTACTCCTATGCAATAATAAGAGCTGATTTAGAGAAGAAAGGAAATATAATAGGAAATATGGATCTTTTAATAGGCTCACAGGCTATAAGTCGTGGATTATGTTTAGTGACGAATAATGTCAATGAGTTTGTGAGAATTGAAGGATTAGAAATAGAAAATTGGATTGAATAG